In Siniperca chuatsi isolate FFG_IHB_CAS linkage group LG20, ASM2008510v1, whole genome shotgun sequence, the following proteins share a genomic window:
- the pms2 gene encoding mismatch repair endonuclease PMS2 isoform X3: MMSPSSEPAGAIKAIDKHSVHQICSGQVVLTLATAVKELVENSIDAGATNIDVRLKECGAELVEVSDNGKGVEEANFEGLTLKHHTSKLRDFSDLIHVETFGFRGEALSSLCALSNLSVVTCHESSQVGTKLVFDHKGHLVQQSPHPRQQGSTVSLQQLFYTLPVRHKEFQRNIKKEYAKMIHILQSYCIISTGVRITCSNQNGQGKRSTVLSTSGSQCMRDNIGAIYGPKQLQSLLPFQQVSPTEDVLEEYGLKDADLPKQLFSITGFVSRGDHGVGRSATDRQFFFINNRPCDPIKVTKLVNEVYHMYNRHQYPFVALNIAVASECVDVNVTPDKRQIFLQEEKLLLAILKTSLINMYEAGVNKISLNYTSIPSTNTTPASEICQVVSPNENMPEPGEEPVTQSPKLSLNLAGLKAAFSSHHSSNSGNKSSIAKAANSGPTQKTLQSFFKDTVKPPTCNPSAKSPLKPTRDLAKYSPVGKSVLDGFRYGKTLCSDTDSEKDSAVFTCDLATADFQCSGLEFSSPGPASVKNETLEETSDYTVPKDPELQTEPCTSNEDCAVSPDAKRTRTERPHFPTEHKSNTFSNCFENSSLTVDAAVCIQRRMVPLHFSLQELAGKVKRLQDQRKQRAGEDLRYRRFRAKINPGENQSAEEELKKEISKDMFKQMEIIGQFNLGFIITKLNSDIFMIDQHATDEKYNFEMLQQHTALQGQKLIVPQKLHLTAISENVLIENIEIFRKNGFEFLVDEDAQVMERVKLVSLPTSKNWTFGPADIEELIFMLSDSPGVMCRPSRVRQMFASRACRKSVMIGTALSVSEMKKLLVHMGEIEHPWNCPHGRPTMRHLANLDIISQD; the protein is encoded by the exons CTCTGAACCTGCCGGAGCCATCAAGGCCATTGACAAGCACTCAGTGCATCAGATCTGCTCAGGACAGGTGGTGCTGACTTTGGCCACTGCAGTCAAAGAGCTGGTGGAAAACAGCATCGATGCAGGGGCCACCAACATTG ATGTCAGGCTGAAGGAGTGTGGAGCTGAACTAGTGGAAGTGTCAGACAATGGCAAAGGAGTAGAAGAGGCCAACTTTGAAGGACTGA CATTGAAGCATCACACGTCAAAACTGAGGGATTTCTCTGATCTCATCCATGTGGAAACATTTGGCTTCAGAGGTGAAGCCCTCAGCTCTTTATGTGCTCTGAG TAACCTGAGTGTGGTGACATGCCACGAGTCCAGCCAGGTGGGGACCAAGCTGGTGTTTGACCACAAAGGCCACCTAGTGCAGCAGTCACCCCATCCCCGGCAGCAGGGCTCCACAGTCAGCCTGCAGCAGCTCTTCTACACCCTGCCTGTTCGGCATAAGGAGTTCCAGCGCAATATTAAGAAG GAGTATGCCAAAATGATACATATCCTGCAGTCCTACTGTATCATCTCTACAGGAGTGCGTATCACCTGCTCCAACCAAAATGGCCAGGGAAAGCGCAGCACAGTCCTCAGCACCAGTGGCAGCCAGTGTATGAGAGACAACATAGGGGCCATATATGGACCAAAACAG CTACAGAGTCTTCTGCCTTTTCAGCAAGTTTCTCCTACAGAAGATGTTCTTGAAGAATATGGACTCAAAGATGCAGACCTACCCAAACAGCTTTTTTC CATCACAGGGTTTGTGTCACGAGGAGACCATGGCGTTGGGAGAagtgccacagacaggcagTTCTTTTTCATTAACAACCGGCCATGTGATCCCATTAAG GTGACCAAACTTGTGAATGAAGTTTATCATATGTACAACAGACATCAATATCCATTTGTTGCATTGAACATAGCTGTTGCCTCTG AGTGTGTGGATGTGAACGTAACGCCAGACAAACGACAGATTTTCCTTCAGGAGGAGAAACTCTTGCTGGCTATTCTGAAGACCTCTCTTATCAACATGTATGAGGCTGGAGTCAATAAGATCAGCCTGAATTATACGTCCATACCCAGCACCA ATACAACGCCTGCATCCGAAATCTGTCAGGTTGTCTCGCCTAATGAGAACATGCCAGAACCTGGAGAGGAACCAGTGACTCAGAGCCCAAAGTTGTCCCTAAACCTGGCCGGCCTAAAAGCAGCTTTTTCAAGTCATCACAGCTCCAATTCTGGGAACAAGTCAAGTATTGCAAAAGCTGCAAACAGTGGcccaacacagaaaacactgcagtcTTTTTTTAAGGACACTGTCAAACCTCCTACCTGCAACCCAAGTGCAAAATCTCCTTTGAAACCCACAAGAGATCTAGCTAAATACTCCCCAGTGGGAAAGTCAGTGCTAGATGGGTTCAGGTACGGAAAGACGTTATGCAGTGATACAGACTCAGAAAAAGACAGTGCTGTGTTCACTTGTGACTTGGCAACAGCAGATTTTCAGTGTTCTGGCCTGGAGTTCAGTTCTCCTGGACCTGCCAgtgtaaaaaatgaaacactCGAAGAAACATCAGACTATACTGTTCCCAAAGACCCAGAGTTACAGACTGAGCCATGCACTTCCAATGAGGACTGTGCTGTGAGCCCAGATGCCAAGAGGACCAGGACAGAGAGACCACATTTCCCCACAGAACACAAATCTAACACTTTTTCAAACTGTTTTGAGAATTCCTCCTTGACAGTGGACGCTGCAGTCTGCATACAGAGGAGGATGGTgcctctccatttctctctacAAGAGCTGGCAGGGAAGGTGAAGAGGTTGCAGGACCAGCGGAAACAGAGGGCCGGTGAGGATCTGCGCTATCGACGCTTCAGGGCCAAGATCAACCCTGGAGAAAACCAAAGTGCAGAGGAAGAGCTCAAGAAAGAAATCAG TAAAGACATGTTCAAACAGATGGAGATCATCGGTCAGTTTAACCTGGGCTTCATTATCACCAAACTCAACTCGGACATCTTCATGATTGACCAGCATGCCACAGATGAGAAATACAACTTTGAGatgctgcagcagcacactGCGCTCCAAGGACAGAAACTCATAGT CCCTCAGAAGCTTCACCTCACTGCTATCAGTGAAAATGTACTCATAGAGAACATTGAGATTTTCAGAAAGAATGGCTTTGAATTCCTTGTCGATGAGGACG CTCAGGTGATGGAGAGGGTTAAACTGGTGTCTCTGCCCACCAGTAAAAACTGGACATTTGGCCCAGCCGACATTGAAGAGCTGATCTTCATGTTGAGTGACAGCCCAGGGGTCATGTGTCGACCATCCCGCGTCAGGCAGATGTTTGCCTCCCGAGCCTGTAGAAAATCT GTGATGATTGGCACTGCTCTGAGTGTCAGTGAGATGAAGAAGCTCCTGGTTCACATGGGGGAGATTGAGCATCCATGGAACTGTCCTCACGGCAGACCCACCATGAGACACCTCGCCAACCTGGACATCATCTCACAAGACTGA
- the pms2 gene encoding mismatch repair endonuclease PMS2 isoform X4 has protein sequence MSLDGHDSTAVTSEPAGAIKAIDKHSVHQICSGQVVLTLATAVKELVENSIDAGATNIDVRLKECGAELVEVSDNGKGVEEANFEGLTLKHHTSKLRDFSDLIHVETFGFRGEALSSLCALSNLSVVTCHESSQVGTKLVFDHKGHLVQQSPHPRQQGSTVSLQQLFYTLPVRHKEFQRNIKKEYAKMIHILQSYCIISTGVRITCSNQNGQGKRSTVLSTSGSQCMRDNIGAIYGPKQLQSLLPFQQVSPTEDVLEEYGLKDADLPKQLFSITGFVSRGDHGVGRSATDRQFFFINNRPCDPIKVTKLVNEVYHMYNRHQYPFVALNIAVASECVDVNVTPDKRQIFLQEEKLLLAILKTSLINMYEAGVNKISLNYTSIPSTNTTPASEICQVVSPNENMPEPGEEPVTQSPKLSLNLAGLKAAFSSHHSSNSGNKSSIAKAANSGPTQKTLQSFFKDTVKPPTCNPSAKSPLKPTRDLAKYSPVGKSVLDGFRYGKTLCSDTDSEKDSAVFTCDLATADFQCSGLEFSSPGPASVKNETLEETSDYTVPKDPELQTEPCTSNEDCAVSPDAKRTRTERPHFPTEHKSNTFSNCFENSSLTVDAAVCIQRRMVPLHFSLQELAGKVKRLQDQRKQRAGEDLRYRRFRAKINPGENQSAEEELKKEISKDMFKQMEIIGQFNLGFIITKLNSDIFMIDQHATDEKYNFEMLQQHTALQGQKLIVPQKLHLTAISENVLIENIEIFRKNGFEFLVDEDDCSSGDGEG, from the exons ATGTCACTAGACGGCCATGATTCAACGGCAGTAAC CTCTGAACCTGCCGGAGCCATCAAGGCCATTGACAAGCACTCAGTGCATCAGATCTGCTCAGGACAGGTGGTGCTGACTTTGGCCACTGCAGTCAAAGAGCTGGTGGAAAACAGCATCGATGCAGGGGCCACCAACATTG ATGTCAGGCTGAAGGAGTGTGGAGCTGAACTAGTGGAAGTGTCAGACAATGGCAAAGGAGTAGAAGAGGCCAACTTTGAAGGACTGA CATTGAAGCATCACACGTCAAAACTGAGGGATTTCTCTGATCTCATCCATGTGGAAACATTTGGCTTCAGAGGTGAAGCCCTCAGCTCTTTATGTGCTCTGAG TAACCTGAGTGTGGTGACATGCCACGAGTCCAGCCAGGTGGGGACCAAGCTGGTGTTTGACCACAAAGGCCACCTAGTGCAGCAGTCACCCCATCCCCGGCAGCAGGGCTCCACAGTCAGCCTGCAGCAGCTCTTCTACACCCTGCCTGTTCGGCATAAGGAGTTCCAGCGCAATATTAAGAAG GAGTATGCCAAAATGATACATATCCTGCAGTCCTACTGTATCATCTCTACAGGAGTGCGTATCACCTGCTCCAACCAAAATGGCCAGGGAAAGCGCAGCACAGTCCTCAGCACCAGTGGCAGCCAGTGTATGAGAGACAACATAGGGGCCATATATGGACCAAAACAG CTACAGAGTCTTCTGCCTTTTCAGCAAGTTTCTCCTACAGAAGATGTTCTTGAAGAATATGGACTCAAAGATGCAGACCTACCCAAACAGCTTTTTTC CATCACAGGGTTTGTGTCACGAGGAGACCATGGCGTTGGGAGAagtgccacagacaggcagTTCTTTTTCATTAACAACCGGCCATGTGATCCCATTAAG GTGACCAAACTTGTGAATGAAGTTTATCATATGTACAACAGACATCAATATCCATTTGTTGCATTGAACATAGCTGTTGCCTCTG AGTGTGTGGATGTGAACGTAACGCCAGACAAACGACAGATTTTCCTTCAGGAGGAGAAACTCTTGCTGGCTATTCTGAAGACCTCTCTTATCAACATGTATGAGGCTGGAGTCAATAAGATCAGCCTGAATTATACGTCCATACCCAGCACCA ATACAACGCCTGCATCCGAAATCTGTCAGGTTGTCTCGCCTAATGAGAACATGCCAGAACCTGGAGAGGAACCAGTGACTCAGAGCCCAAAGTTGTCCCTAAACCTGGCCGGCCTAAAAGCAGCTTTTTCAAGTCATCACAGCTCCAATTCTGGGAACAAGTCAAGTATTGCAAAAGCTGCAAACAGTGGcccaacacagaaaacactgcagtcTTTTTTTAAGGACACTGTCAAACCTCCTACCTGCAACCCAAGTGCAAAATCTCCTTTGAAACCCACAAGAGATCTAGCTAAATACTCCCCAGTGGGAAAGTCAGTGCTAGATGGGTTCAGGTACGGAAAGACGTTATGCAGTGATACAGACTCAGAAAAAGACAGTGCTGTGTTCACTTGTGACTTGGCAACAGCAGATTTTCAGTGTTCTGGCCTGGAGTTCAGTTCTCCTGGACCTGCCAgtgtaaaaaatgaaacactCGAAGAAACATCAGACTATACTGTTCCCAAAGACCCAGAGTTACAGACTGAGCCATGCACTTCCAATGAGGACTGTGCTGTGAGCCCAGATGCCAAGAGGACCAGGACAGAGAGACCACATTTCCCCACAGAACACAAATCTAACACTTTTTCAAACTGTTTTGAGAATTCCTCCTTGACAGTGGACGCTGCAGTCTGCATACAGAGGAGGATGGTgcctctccatttctctctacAAGAGCTGGCAGGGAAGGTGAAGAGGTTGCAGGACCAGCGGAAACAGAGGGCCGGTGAGGATCTGCGCTATCGACGCTTCAGGGCCAAGATCAACCCTGGAGAAAACCAAAGTGCAGAGGAAGAGCTCAAGAAAGAAATCAG TAAAGACATGTTCAAACAGATGGAGATCATCGGTCAGTTTAACCTGGGCTTCATTATCACCAAACTCAACTCGGACATCTTCATGATTGACCAGCATGCCACAGATGAGAAATACAACTTTGAGatgctgcagcagcacactGCGCTCCAAGGACAGAAACTCATAGT CCCTCAGAAGCTTCACCTCACTGCTATCAGTGAAAATGTACTCATAGAGAACATTGAGATTTTCAGAAAGAATGGCTTTGAATTCCTTGTCGATGAGGACG aCTGCAGCTCAGGTGATGGAGAGGGTTAA
- the pms2 gene encoding mismatch repair endonuclease PMS2 isoform X2 yields MSDASSEPAGAIKAIDKHSVHQICSGQVVLTLATAVKELVENSIDAGATNIDVRLKECGAELVEVSDNGKGVEEANFEGLTLKHHTSKLRDFSDLIHVETFGFRGEALSSLCALSNLSVVTCHESSQVGTKLVFDHKGHLVQQSPHPRQQGSTVSLQQLFYTLPVRHKEFQRNIKKEYAKMIHILQSYCIISTGVRITCSNQNGQGKRSTVLSTSGSQCMRDNIGAIYGPKQLQSLLPFQQVSPTEDVLEEYGLKDADLPKQLFSITGFVSRGDHGVGRSATDRQFFFINNRPCDPIKVTKLVNEVYHMYNRHQYPFVALNIAVASECVDVNVTPDKRQIFLQEEKLLLAILKTSLINMYEAGVNKISLNYTSIPSTNTTPASEICQVVSPNENMPEPGEEPVTQSPKLSLNLAGLKAAFSSHHSSNSGNKSSIAKAANSGPTQKTLQSFFKDTVKPPTCNPSAKSPLKPTRDLAKYSPVGKSVLDGFRYGKTLCSDTDSEKDSAVFTCDLATADFQCSGLEFSSPGPASVKNETLEETSDYTVPKDPELQTEPCTSNEDCAVSPDAKRTRTERPHFPTEHKSNTFSNCFENSSLTVDAAVCIQRRMVPLHFSLQELAGKVKRLQDQRKQRAGEDLRYRRFRAKINPGENQSAEEELKKEISKDMFKQMEIIGQFNLGFIITKLNSDIFMIDQHATDEKYNFEMLQQHTALQGQKLIVPQKLHLTAISENVLIENIEIFRKNGFEFLVDEDAQVMERVKLVSLPTSKNWTFGPADIEELIFMLSDSPGVMCRPSRVRQMFASRACRKSVMIGTALSVSEMKKLLVHMGEIEHPWNCPHGRPTMRHLANLDIISQD; encoded by the exons ATGTCTGATGCTTC CTCTGAACCTGCCGGAGCCATCAAGGCCATTGACAAGCACTCAGTGCATCAGATCTGCTCAGGACAGGTGGTGCTGACTTTGGCCACTGCAGTCAAAGAGCTGGTGGAAAACAGCATCGATGCAGGGGCCACCAACATTG ATGTCAGGCTGAAGGAGTGTGGAGCTGAACTAGTGGAAGTGTCAGACAATGGCAAAGGAGTAGAAGAGGCCAACTTTGAAGGACTGA CATTGAAGCATCACACGTCAAAACTGAGGGATTTCTCTGATCTCATCCATGTGGAAACATTTGGCTTCAGAGGTGAAGCCCTCAGCTCTTTATGTGCTCTGAG TAACCTGAGTGTGGTGACATGCCACGAGTCCAGCCAGGTGGGGACCAAGCTGGTGTTTGACCACAAAGGCCACCTAGTGCAGCAGTCACCCCATCCCCGGCAGCAGGGCTCCACAGTCAGCCTGCAGCAGCTCTTCTACACCCTGCCTGTTCGGCATAAGGAGTTCCAGCGCAATATTAAGAAG GAGTATGCCAAAATGATACATATCCTGCAGTCCTACTGTATCATCTCTACAGGAGTGCGTATCACCTGCTCCAACCAAAATGGCCAGGGAAAGCGCAGCACAGTCCTCAGCACCAGTGGCAGCCAGTGTATGAGAGACAACATAGGGGCCATATATGGACCAAAACAG CTACAGAGTCTTCTGCCTTTTCAGCAAGTTTCTCCTACAGAAGATGTTCTTGAAGAATATGGACTCAAAGATGCAGACCTACCCAAACAGCTTTTTTC CATCACAGGGTTTGTGTCACGAGGAGACCATGGCGTTGGGAGAagtgccacagacaggcagTTCTTTTTCATTAACAACCGGCCATGTGATCCCATTAAG GTGACCAAACTTGTGAATGAAGTTTATCATATGTACAACAGACATCAATATCCATTTGTTGCATTGAACATAGCTGTTGCCTCTG AGTGTGTGGATGTGAACGTAACGCCAGACAAACGACAGATTTTCCTTCAGGAGGAGAAACTCTTGCTGGCTATTCTGAAGACCTCTCTTATCAACATGTATGAGGCTGGAGTCAATAAGATCAGCCTGAATTATACGTCCATACCCAGCACCA ATACAACGCCTGCATCCGAAATCTGTCAGGTTGTCTCGCCTAATGAGAACATGCCAGAACCTGGAGAGGAACCAGTGACTCAGAGCCCAAAGTTGTCCCTAAACCTGGCCGGCCTAAAAGCAGCTTTTTCAAGTCATCACAGCTCCAATTCTGGGAACAAGTCAAGTATTGCAAAAGCTGCAAACAGTGGcccaacacagaaaacactgcagtcTTTTTTTAAGGACACTGTCAAACCTCCTACCTGCAACCCAAGTGCAAAATCTCCTTTGAAACCCACAAGAGATCTAGCTAAATACTCCCCAGTGGGAAAGTCAGTGCTAGATGGGTTCAGGTACGGAAAGACGTTATGCAGTGATACAGACTCAGAAAAAGACAGTGCTGTGTTCACTTGTGACTTGGCAACAGCAGATTTTCAGTGTTCTGGCCTGGAGTTCAGTTCTCCTGGACCTGCCAgtgtaaaaaatgaaacactCGAAGAAACATCAGACTATACTGTTCCCAAAGACCCAGAGTTACAGACTGAGCCATGCACTTCCAATGAGGACTGTGCTGTGAGCCCAGATGCCAAGAGGACCAGGACAGAGAGACCACATTTCCCCACAGAACACAAATCTAACACTTTTTCAAACTGTTTTGAGAATTCCTCCTTGACAGTGGACGCTGCAGTCTGCATACAGAGGAGGATGGTgcctctccatttctctctacAAGAGCTGGCAGGGAAGGTGAAGAGGTTGCAGGACCAGCGGAAACAGAGGGCCGGTGAGGATCTGCGCTATCGACGCTTCAGGGCCAAGATCAACCCTGGAGAAAACCAAAGTGCAGAGGAAGAGCTCAAGAAAGAAATCAG TAAAGACATGTTCAAACAGATGGAGATCATCGGTCAGTTTAACCTGGGCTTCATTATCACCAAACTCAACTCGGACATCTTCATGATTGACCAGCATGCCACAGATGAGAAATACAACTTTGAGatgctgcagcagcacactGCGCTCCAAGGACAGAAACTCATAGT CCCTCAGAAGCTTCACCTCACTGCTATCAGTGAAAATGTACTCATAGAGAACATTGAGATTTTCAGAAAGAATGGCTTTGAATTCCTTGTCGATGAGGACG CTCAGGTGATGGAGAGGGTTAAACTGGTGTCTCTGCCCACCAGTAAAAACTGGACATTTGGCCCAGCCGACATTGAAGAGCTGATCTTCATGTTGAGTGACAGCCCAGGGGTCATGTGTCGACCATCCCGCGTCAGGCAGATGTTTGCCTCCCGAGCCTGTAGAAAATCT GTGATGATTGGCACTGCTCTGAGTGTCAGTGAGATGAAGAAGCTCCTGGTTCACATGGGGGAGATTGAGCATCCATGGAACTGTCCTCACGGCAGACCCACCATGAGACACCTCGCCAACCTGGACATCATCTCACAAGACTGA
- the pms2 gene encoding mismatch repair endonuclease PMS2 isoform X1, which yields MSLDGHDSTAVTSEPAGAIKAIDKHSVHQICSGQVVLTLATAVKELVENSIDAGATNIDVRLKECGAELVEVSDNGKGVEEANFEGLTLKHHTSKLRDFSDLIHVETFGFRGEALSSLCALSNLSVVTCHESSQVGTKLVFDHKGHLVQQSPHPRQQGSTVSLQQLFYTLPVRHKEFQRNIKKEYAKMIHILQSYCIISTGVRITCSNQNGQGKRSTVLSTSGSQCMRDNIGAIYGPKQLQSLLPFQQVSPTEDVLEEYGLKDADLPKQLFSITGFVSRGDHGVGRSATDRQFFFINNRPCDPIKVTKLVNEVYHMYNRHQYPFVALNIAVASECVDVNVTPDKRQIFLQEEKLLLAILKTSLINMYEAGVNKISLNYTSIPSTNTTPASEICQVVSPNENMPEPGEEPVTQSPKLSLNLAGLKAAFSSHHSSNSGNKSSIAKAANSGPTQKTLQSFFKDTVKPPTCNPSAKSPLKPTRDLAKYSPVGKSVLDGFRYGKTLCSDTDSEKDSAVFTCDLATADFQCSGLEFSSPGPASVKNETLEETSDYTVPKDPELQTEPCTSNEDCAVSPDAKRTRTERPHFPTEHKSNTFSNCFENSSLTVDAAVCIQRRMVPLHFSLQELAGKVKRLQDQRKQRAGEDLRYRRFRAKINPGENQSAEEELKKEISKDMFKQMEIIGQFNLGFIITKLNSDIFMIDQHATDEKYNFEMLQQHTALQGQKLIVPQKLHLTAISENVLIENIEIFRKNGFEFLVDEDAQVMERVKLVSLPTSKNWTFGPADIEELIFMLSDSPGVMCRPSRVRQMFASRACRKSVMIGTALSVSEMKKLLVHMGEIEHPWNCPHGRPTMRHLANLDIISQD from the exons ATGTCACTAGACGGCCATGATTCAACGGCAGTAAC CTCTGAACCTGCCGGAGCCATCAAGGCCATTGACAAGCACTCAGTGCATCAGATCTGCTCAGGACAGGTGGTGCTGACTTTGGCCACTGCAGTCAAAGAGCTGGTGGAAAACAGCATCGATGCAGGGGCCACCAACATTG ATGTCAGGCTGAAGGAGTGTGGAGCTGAACTAGTGGAAGTGTCAGACAATGGCAAAGGAGTAGAAGAGGCCAACTTTGAAGGACTGA CATTGAAGCATCACACGTCAAAACTGAGGGATTTCTCTGATCTCATCCATGTGGAAACATTTGGCTTCAGAGGTGAAGCCCTCAGCTCTTTATGTGCTCTGAG TAACCTGAGTGTGGTGACATGCCACGAGTCCAGCCAGGTGGGGACCAAGCTGGTGTTTGACCACAAAGGCCACCTAGTGCAGCAGTCACCCCATCCCCGGCAGCAGGGCTCCACAGTCAGCCTGCAGCAGCTCTTCTACACCCTGCCTGTTCGGCATAAGGAGTTCCAGCGCAATATTAAGAAG GAGTATGCCAAAATGATACATATCCTGCAGTCCTACTGTATCATCTCTACAGGAGTGCGTATCACCTGCTCCAACCAAAATGGCCAGGGAAAGCGCAGCACAGTCCTCAGCACCAGTGGCAGCCAGTGTATGAGAGACAACATAGGGGCCATATATGGACCAAAACAG CTACAGAGTCTTCTGCCTTTTCAGCAAGTTTCTCCTACAGAAGATGTTCTTGAAGAATATGGACTCAAAGATGCAGACCTACCCAAACAGCTTTTTTC CATCACAGGGTTTGTGTCACGAGGAGACCATGGCGTTGGGAGAagtgccacagacaggcagTTCTTTTTCATTAACAACCGGCCATGTGATCCCATTAAG GTGACCAAACTTGTGAATGAAGTTTATCATATGTACAACAGACATCAATATCCATTTGTTGCATTGAACATAGCTGTTGCCTCTG AGTGTGTGGATGTGAACGTAACGCCAGACAAACGACAGATTTTCCTTCAGGAGGAGAAACTCTTGCTGGCTATTCTGAAGACCTCTCTTATCAACATGTATGAGGCTGGAGTCAATAAGATCAGCCTGAATTATACGTCCATACCCAGCACCA ATACAACGCCTGCATCCGAAATCTGTCAGGTTGTCTCGCCTAATGAGAACATGCCAGAACCTGGAGAGGAACCAGTGACTCAGAGCCCAAAGTTGTCCCTAAACCTGGCCGGCCTAAAAGCAGCTTTTTCAAGTCATCACAGCTCCAATTCTGGGAACAAGTCAAGTATTGCAAAAGCTGCAAACAGTGGcccaacacagaaaacactgcagtcTTTTTTTAAGGACACTGTCAAACCTCCTACCTGCAACCCAAGTGCAAAATCTCCTTTGAAACCCACAAGAGATCTAGCTAAATACTCCCCAGTGGGAAAGTCAGTGCTAGATGGGTTCAGGTACGGAAAGACGTTATGCAGTGATACAGACTCAGAAAAAGACAGTGCTGTGTTCACTTGTGACTTGGCAACAGCAGATTTTCAGTGTTCTGGCCTGGAGTTCAGTTCTCCTGGACCTGCCAgtgtaaaaaatgaaacactCGAAGAAACATCAGACTATACTGTTCCCAAAGACCCAGAGTTACAGACTGAGCCATGCACTTCCAATGAGGACTGTGCTGTGAGCCCAGATGCCAAGAGGACCAGGACAGAGAGACCACATTTCCCCACAGAACACAAATCTAACACTTTTTCAAACTGTTTTGAGAATTCCTCCTTGACAGTGGACGCTGCAGTCTGCATACAGAGGAGGATGGTgcctctccatttctctctacAAGAGCTGGCAGGGAAGGTGAAGAGGTTGCAGGACCAGCGGAAACAGAGGGCCGGTGAGGATCTGCGCTATCGACGCTTCAGGGCCAAGATCAACCCTGGAGAAAACCAAAGTGCAGAGGAAGAGCTCAAGAAAGAAATCAG TAAAGACATGTTCAAACAGATGGAGATCATCGGTCAGTTTAACCTGGGCTTCATTATCACCAAACTCAACTCGGACATCTTCATGATTGACCAGCATGCCACAGATGAGAAATACAACTTTGAGatgctgcagcagcacactGCGCTCCAAGGACAGAAACTCATAGT CCCTCAGAAGCTTCACCTCACTGCTATCAGTGAAAATGTACTCATAGAGAACATTGAGATTTTCAGAAAGAATGGCTTTGAATTCCTTGTCGATGAGGACG CTCAGGTGATGGAGAGGGTTAAACTGGTGTCTCTGCCCACCAGTAAAAACTGGACATTTGGCCCAGCCGACATTGAAGAGCTGATCTTCATGTTGAGTGACAGCCCAGGGGTCATGTGTCGACCATCCCGCGTCAGGCAGATGTTTGCCTCCCGAGCCTGTAGAAAATCT GTGATGATTGGCACTGCTCTGAGTGTCAGTGAGATGAAGAAGCTCCTGGTTCACATGGGGGAGATTGAGCATCCATGGAACTGTCCTCACGGCAGACCCACCATGAGACACCTCGCCAACCTGGACATCATCTCACAAGACTGA